Sequence from the Thermocoleostomius sinensis A174 genome:
TCTCCCAGACCGCCCAACAGCCGATCGTTGCCACGACTACCCAGCAGCGTATCATTGCCAGCTTGTCCATGCAGCTTGTTGTTTCCGCGACCGCCCACGAGTTGATCATTGCCAACGCCACCCATGAGTTGATCGTCACCCCGATCGCCATAGAGTCGGTCATCTCCGGCAAATCCAAATAGTCGATCGTTGCCGCTGCGTCCTCGAATCCGATCGTTGCCATCGCGTCCTCGTAAAACATTATTTTGGCGATTACCAGTTAAATTTAGTCCATTAGTTTGATTAGGTAGCTGGGATGTGCGGTTGCTGATGCCTGTTAAAAATTGAGCAAGTCCTGCATCCAGCCCTACAATTGAGTGTTGCAAACTAGCCAAGCTTGATAGTGAATCTGACACAGATGTTTGGGCGATCGTGTTGTCCGATGGCAGCATGAATGAACCTCGATAATGCGTGAATAGGAGTGCAAGACGAAGCAAAAAATGAACAAAATTTTTTGCAGAACCTGAAGGTAATAACTTGTAGAAACAAACTTGTAGGAACACGCTAAACTATTAGCGAGAGCAGCACCATCGGACATAGCAAAGCTAAGTGGTTCGATCGCAACAATTTAGTTTATTTAGAGAAGCACTAGATTGCAGCAAGCGATTGACCTTCTATCTATTCTTTTCTATCAATGGATTAAACATCCGCAAAGAACGCAATTATTTTTGATTAAGCTTGAATCAATTATTAGGAATAAACAAGGCTTAGCAATTCTGGGAAATATTTCAAAAACAATGTATTAACAGCCTACAATGATATATTCCCTGAATTTTAACAACAAATAAGTATTGCGATTTAAAAAGAACAATGCACCCAATAAGGCATTCTTTGATCAAGAATTGATGATTCAACGGTACTGAATTCAACGATTGCATTTTTCGACCCTTCCGTTATAAAAATAGATGAAATGGATTGCCTCAGCAATCCTGCGAGATTTCCGTTCCTTAGGCGTTGAAGTTTATGTTAAGTTTCAGCACGATCGCGAGGTCCTGTACCATATTCATAAGTTAGGTCACTTGATTCTTGGCGCAATCGATTGGTTGACCAACCATCTTGCCCCTCTCATTCCCCACCCCCTGCTCCCGGATGGGCAAAGGAGAGGCGAAACGACGGAGGAGGTTTCAATGTCCCTCGCCGTCTCTGGAAAGAGGTTTATGTGAATGAGAACTGTTGTAAGTGTCCATTGTGGTTTGATGGAGAGCCACTTAAGTGAGAGAGTGGAAACTCAGAAGTCAAATCGATCGGTTCTACACTACCCCGCATAACTTTGATGAATCGCGTTAGCTATCGCTTATTGTGGCCTTACTTGCGTCCCCATTGGCGCACGATCGCGCAAGCACTGGTCTGTACCCTCATTTTTTCTATCTGTTGGCCTTTATTGGCGTGGATTGCAGGCGATTTGTTGCAATTTTTGGTAGAGGGCAATATTCCAGAGTTGGCCAAGCGAGCGGGAATTGTGGCCGGCGTTTTTTTGATTCAAAAGCTGGCGCAATACGGGCAGGATTCCCTCATGGCAAAAGCAGCCCTATCCGTGGCATTAGATTTACGCAAGCGGGTCTATGCTCATTTGCAATCTCTCAGCCTCAGCTACTTTGAACGGGTGCAAACGGGCGATCTGTCCTATCGCCTCACAGAAGATATCGATCGGGTGGGCGAAGTGGTGAACAAGGTATTTCACGATTTTACGCCGTGCGTGCTGCAACTGGTGCTGGTATTTGGCTACATGGTGTATCTTAACTGGCAGTTGACCGCCGCCAGTTTGATTGTGGTGCCGTTGATGGGACTATTGATCAGTTGGTTTGGCGAGCGGATGCTGGTGTTCTCGCGCCGTAGCCAAAATTTGGTTTCCGATTTGTCATCATTGATTACCGAAGTATTCAGCGGCATTCGCTTGGTGCAAGCCTTTGCCGCCGAATCCTATGAGATTGAGCGCTTTAGTCGATCGGCGGAACGTAATCGTCAAGCCAAGTTTGCCGCCGCCAAGTTGCGAGCAATTCAGTTTCCCGTGGTGGGATTCATGGAAGTCTTAGCCGTGTTGCTGCTGTTGCTGTTGGGGGGATGGCAGATTTCGCTAGGCAACTTAACTGGAGCCGCCTTTGGTAGCTACGTTGTCGCTGTAGCGATGCTGATCGATCCGATTAACCACATCACCGAAGACTACAACGAATTTAAGCAGGGGCAAGCCTCAGTCGATCGCATTTTTGAATTACTCGATATTCAGCCGATCGTCACTGAAGCTTCAGACGCCCAACCACTTCCCCCCGTCACTGGCAAAGTTGAATATCGCGATGTCAGTTTTCACTACGAACACTCCCCTACCTCTAACCCCCACTCCTCACTCCCTACTCCCCACTCCCCCACTTGGGTACTGCATCATCTTCATTTGCTGGCCATGCCCGGAGAAGCGATCGCTTTAGTGGGGCCGTCGGGAGCCGGAAAAACCACGTTAGTCAATCTACTGCCACGCTTTTATGATCCGCAAGCTGGGCAGATTTTGATCGATGGTATTGATATTCGATCGGTGACGTTGCCAAGTTTACGGCGGCAGATTGGCATTGTGCCTCAAGAAACAGTGTTGTTCTCAGGAACAATCGCAGAAAATATTGCCTTTGGTCAAAAATACTTTGATTTGACCTCGGTGCAAGAAGCAGCCAAAGTTGCCAATGCTCATCAGTTTATAAGTCAGTTTCCTGACGGTTATCACGCTTGGGTGGGGGAACGCGGCGTTAATTTATCGGGCGGACAGCGCCAGCGGATTGCTATTGCTCGTGCCGTGTTGTTGAATCCTCGAATTCTGATTTTAGACGAAGCAACCTCGGCTCTCGATTCTGAATCAGAAGCGTTGGTACAAGAAGCATTAGAACGATTGATGCAAGACCGAACCGTGTTCATCATTGCTCACCGATTGGCTACTGTGCGTCGAGCCGATCGAATTTTGGTGATTGAGCAAGGGCAAGTTGTGGAAGCCGGAACCCATGACGAGTTGCTGGCTCAAAACGGCCGCTATGCTCAGTTCTATGCCCAACAGTTTCAGTCGTAGCAGGCATATTTAGCATATCTCAGGGTCATATAGTTGAGCCACTCCGCTTGTCCTTCCGGTATCACTCGGTGCCATCCGTCACGATCGAAATGTGTGTGTAATTAAGATTGGCGATCCGGCATGAACTTGAGGCGCAGCAGCATCTTCTAGGGTAATGGCAACGGCCTGCACGAGATCTTCAGAACGGTGCACGGCTGGAACTGTAATGGTTTGAGAAACATTACCCTGAGCATCTGGATTAAGCACGGCAGTAAGAATGGCACTTTTATCATCCACA
This genomic interval carries:
- a CDS encoding ABC transporter ATP-binding protein; translation: MNRVSYRLLWPYLRPHWRTIAQALVCTLIFSICWPLLAWIAGDLLQFLVEGNIPELAKRAGIVAGVFLIQKLAQYGQDSLMAKAALSVALDLRKRVYAHLQSLSLSYFERVQTGDLSYRLTEDIDRVGEVVNKVFHDFTPCVLQLVLVFGYMVYLNWQLTAASLIVVPLMGLLISWFGERMLVFSRRSQNLVSDLSSLITEVFSGIRLVQAFAAESYEIERFSRSAERNRQAKFAAAKLRAIQFPVVGFMEVLAVLLLLLLGGWQISLGNLTGAAFGSYVVAVAMLIDPINHITEDYNEFKQGQASVDRIFELLDIQPIVTEASDAQPLPPVTGKVEYRDVSFHYEHSPTSNPHSSLPTPHSPTWVLHHLHLLAMPGEAIALVGPSGAGKTTLVNLLPRFYDPQAGQILIDGIDIRSVTLPSLRRQIGIVPQETVLFSGTIAENIAFGQKYFDLTSVQEAAKVANAHQFISQFPDGYHAWVGERGVNLSGGQRQRIAIARAVLLNPRILILDEATSALDSESEALVQEALERLMQDRTVFIIAHRLATVRRADRILVIEQGQVVEAGTHDELLAQNGRYAQFYAQQFQS